One Sphingomonas sp. SUN039 genomic window carries:
- a CDS encoding F0F1 ATP synthase subunit delta — protein sequence MENSGGIQASLAGRYAAALFDLARENKALDAVETSLKTLESALDQSADLKRLVTSPLVGRDAAAAAIKAVGSTLKLDTLTANFLGVLAQNRRLRQAPAVIAAFRAMAANHRGETTAQVTTAHPLSADQVTALKAKLKTRVGRDVAVDMKTDPGILGGLIVKIGSQMIDGSIRTKLNTLAHAMKG from the coding sequence GTGGAGAATTCCGGCGGTATTCAGGCTAGCCTTGCAGGGCGGTACGCAGCCGCGCTGTTCGATCTCGCGCGCGAGAACAAGGCGCTCGACGCGGTCGAGACGAGCCTCAAGACGCTCGAATCGGCACTCGACCAGTCGGCCGATCTGAAGCGTCTCGTCACCAGCCCGCTGGTCGGTCGCGATGCCGCCGCCGCCGCGATCAAGGCGGTCGGATCGACGCTGAAGCTCGATACGCTGACCGCCAATTTCCTCGGCGTGCTCGCCCAGAACCGCCGCCTGCGTCAGGCCCCTGCCGTGATCGCCGCATTCCGTGCAATGGCCGCGAACCACCGGGGCGAGACGACCGCGCAGGTCACGACCGCGCATCCGCTGAGCGCCGATCAGGTGACGGCGCTGAAGGCCAAGCTCAAGACCCGTGTCGGGCGCGATGTCGCGGTCGACATGAAAACCGACCCCGGGATTCTCGGCGGGCTGATCGTCAAGATCGGCAGCCAGATGATCGACGGGTCGATCCGCACGAAATTGAACACCCTCGCGCATGCGATGAAAGGCTGA
- a CDS encoding ATP synthase F1 subunit epsilon → MLTFELVTPERAVLSTSAYLVELPGSEGDMGVFAGHAPVMTTIRDGEVRVYASAGATPQRIAVEGGFAEIGEKGVTLLAERASVVA, encoded by the coding sequence GTGCTGACCTTCGAACTCGTCACGCCCGAGCGCGCGGTGCTGAGCACTTCGGCCTATCTGGTCGAGCTGCCCGGCAGCGAAGGCGATATGGGCGTATTTGCGGGCCATGCGCCGGTGATGACGACAATCCGCGACGGCGAAGTCCGCGTTTATGCAAGCGCAGGCGCGACGCCGCAGCGGATCGCGGTCGAGGGCGGCTTTGCCGAAATCGGCGAGAAGGGCGTGACCCTCCTCGCCGAACGCGCGTCGGTCGTAGCCTAA
- the ada gene encoding bifunctional DNA-binding transcriptional regulator/O6-methylguanine-DNA methyltransferase Ada, with protein MTTIDTAAAWAAFTARNRAFDGMFVGAVKTTGIYCKPSCPARHPLPHNVEYFADGEGARAAGYRACLRCKPDEIGRDREAVAKAIRLIERAAKIDGELPLLDDLAAAVGYAPHHFHRLFKRDVGVTPAAYARALRAKRTETMLKDAATVTEAIYDAGFESPSRFYAAAPDRLGMTPSAWRRGGAGVTIRYAVVDTVLGKMLLAATEKGICRLSFDEDESELRRRFPNAAIEAGGAAMADLVEGAVKACADPANMPDLPLDVAGTAFQQAVWDELRRIPPGETRSYAAIAAAVGKPAAVRAAGSANGANNVAVLIPCHRVIRTDGTLGGYAYGLERKSELLKRERQS; from the coding sequence ATGACGACCATCGACACCGCCGCCGCCTGGGCCGCCTTCACCGCCCGCAACCGTGCCTTCGACGGCATGTTCGTCGGTGCGGTCAAGACGACGGGCATCTACTGCAAGCCGTCGTGCCCCGCGCGCCACCCGCTGCCGCATAATGTCGAATACTTCGCCGATGGAGAGGGCGCACGGGCGGCGGGATACCGGGCCTGTCTGCGCTGCAAACCCGACGAGATCGGCCGCGACCGCGAGGCGGTGGCGAAAGCCATCCGCCTGATCGAGCGCGCCGCCAAAATCGATGGGGAACTGCCGCTGCTCGACGATCTCGCGGCGGCCGTCGGCTATGCCCCGCACCATTTCCACCGCCTGTTCAAGCGCGATGTCGGTGTCACCCCTGCCGCTTATGCCCGCGCGCTGCGTGCCAAAAGGACCGAGACCATGCTGAAGGATGCCGCCACAGTGACCGAAGCCATTTACGACGCCGGGTTCGAAAGCCCGAGCCGCTTTTACGCCGCCGCCCCCGACCGGCTGGGCATGACGCCCTCGGCGTGGCGTCGCGGCGGGGCGGGGGTGACGATCCGCTATGCCGTGGTCGATACCGTCCTCGGCAAGATGCTGCTCGCCGCGACCGAGAAGGGCATTTGCCGCCTGTCGTTCGACGAGGACGAAAGCGAACTCCGCCGCCGCTTCCCCAATGCCGCGATCGAGGCCGGCGGTGCCGCGATGGCCGATCTGGTCGAAGGCGCGGTCAAGGCATGTGCCGACCCCGCCAACATGCCCGACCTGCCGCTCGACGTGGCGGGCACCGCGTTCCAGCAGGCGGTGTGGGACGAACTCCGCCGCATCCCGCCCGGCGAAACGCGCAGCTATGCCGCGATTGCGGCAGCGGTCGGGAAACCGGCGGCGGTGCGTGCGGCAGGCTCTGCCAATGGCGCGAACAATGTTGCGGTGCTGATCCCCTGCCACCGCGTCATCCGGACGGACGGGACGCTGGGGGGCTATGCCTATGGGCTGGAGCGCAAGAGCGAGTTGCTCAAGCGCGAGCGGCAGAGCTAG
- the atpA gene encoding F0F1 ATP synthase subunit alpha, which translates to MDIRAAEISRVIKDQIASFGTEAEVSETGQVLSVGDGIARIHGLDNVQAGEMVAFANGVQGMALNLEADNVGVVIFGSDSEIKEGDVVKRTGTIVDVPVGKGLLGRVVDGLGNPIDGKGPIVSDQRSRVEVKAPGIIPRKSVHEPVQTGLKALDALVPVGRGQRELIIGDRQTGKTAVAIDTFINQKAGHAGTDENNKLYCIYVAIGQKRSTVAQIVRALEESGAMEYTIVVAATASEPAPLQFLAPYTGCAMGEYFRDNGMHAVIVYDDLSKQAVAYRQMSLLLRRPPGREAYPGDVFYLHSRLLERAAKLNDDNGNGSLTALPIIETQAGDVSAYIPTNVISITDGQIFLETDLFYQGVRPAINVGLSVSRVGSAAQTKAMKKVSGSIKLELAQYREMAAFAQFGSDLDASTQKLLNRGSRLTELLKQKQYAPMPFEEQTASIFAGVNGYLDSIPATDVTRYEEAMLADLRANHGGVLKLIRDSKDLGDDAKAGLVKALDAFAKTFA; encoded by the coding sequence ATGGATATCCGCGCCGCCGAAATCTCCCGCGTCATCAAGGACCAGATCGCGTCCTTCGGCACGGAAGCCGAAGTTTCCGAAACCGGACAGGTGCTGTCGGTCGGCGACGGCATCGCGCGCATCCACGGCCTCGACAATGTCCAGGCCGGTGAAATGGTCGCGTTCGCCAATGGCGTACAGGGCATGGCGCTCAACCTCGAAGCCGATAACGTCGGCGTCGTGATTTTCGGGTCGGACTCGGAAATCAAGGAAGGCGATGTCGTCAAGCGCACCGGCACGATTGTGGACGTTCCCGTCGGCAAGGGACTGCTCGGGCGCGTCGTCGACGGCCTTGGCAACCCCATCGACGGCAAGGGGCCGATCGTCAGCGACCAGCGCTCGCGCGTCGAAGTCAAGGCGCCCGGCATCATCCCGCGCAAATCGGTGCACGAGCCGGTACAAACCGGCCTCAAGGCGCTCGACGCGCTCGTCCCCGTCGGTCGCGGCCAGCGCGAACTGATCATCGGCGACCGTCAAACGGGTAAAACCGCCGTCGCCATCGACACCTTCATCAACCAGAAGGCCGGCCACGCGGGCACCGACGAGAACAACAAGCTCTACTGCATCTATGTCGCCATCGGCCAGAAGCGTTCGACCGTCGCGCAGATCGTCCGCGCGCTCGAAGAGAGCGGCGCGATGGAATACACCATCGTCGTCGCCGCAACCGCGTCGGAGCCTGCGCCGCTGCAGTTCCTCGCGCCCTATACCGGCTGCGCGATGGGCGAGTATTTCCGCGACAACGGCATGCACGCCGTCATCGTCTATGACGATCTGTCGAAGCAGGCCGTCGCCTATCGCCAGATGTCGTTGCTGCTGCGCCGCCCGCCGGGCCGCGAAGCCTATCCCGGCGACGTGTTCTATCTCCACAGCCGTCTGCTCGAACGTGCGGCGAAGCTGAACGACGACAATGGCAACGGCTCGCTGACGGCGTTGCCGATCATTGAGACGCAGGCGGGCGACGTGTCGGCGTACATCCCGACCAACGTGATTTCGATCACCGACGGCCAGATCTTCCTCGAAACCGACCTGTTCTATCAGGGCGTCCGTCCCGCCATCAACGTGGGCCTCAGCGTGTCGCGCGTCGGCTCCGCCGCGCAGACCAAGGCGATGAAGAAGGTCAGCGGTTCGATCAAGCTGGAGCTGGCGCAGTACCGCGAAATGGCGGCGTTCGCGCAGTTCGGCTCGGACCTCGACGCCTCGACCCAGAAGCTCCTGAACCGCGGTTCGCGCCTCACCGAACTGCTCAAGCAGAAGCAGTACGCGCCGATGCCGTTCGAGGAACAGACCGCGTCGATCTTCGCGGGCGTGAACGGTTATCTCGACAGCATCCCGGCAACCGACGTGACCCGCTACGAGGAAGCGATGCTCGCCGATCTGCGCGCGAACCATGGCGGCGTGCTCAAGCTGATCCGCGACAGCAAGGACCTGGGCGACGATGCCAAGGCCGGGCTGGTCAAGGCGCTGGATGCGTTCGCGAAGACGTTTGCGTAA
- a CDS encoding type 1 glutamine amidotransferase domain-containing protein gives MADILAILPQRDFDPSEVALPWLVWTEAGHRVHFATETGEAADCDPVTLTGDGLPSVARSLRARPFARDAYARMVADPVYRKPLRWTDARAIDFGGLLFPGGHAPGMRSYCESAEVARLAREAFAAAMPVAAICHGVLPLARAGVLAGRRTTALTAMMENTAVVLTRRALPGHYRTYPQTVESEVRAAVGPTGAFARGPIVPRYADAGNPDAGFVVTDGAYLSARWPGDAWTLAVRLAAIL, from the coding sequence GTGGCCGACATCCTCGCCATCCTGCCGCAGCGCGACTTCGACCCGAGCGAAGTCGCGCTGCCGTGGCTGGTGTGGACAGAGGCGGGGCATCGCGTCCATTTCGCGACCGAAACCGGCGAAGCGGCGGATTGCGATCCGGTAACGCTGACGGGGGACGGGCTGCCCTCGGTGGCGCGGTCGTTGCGGGCGCGTCCGTTCGCGCGCGATGCCTATGCCCGGATGGTTGCGGACCCCGTTTACCGTAAGCCGCTGCGCTGGACCGACGCCCGTGCGATCGATTTCGGGGGACTGCTTTTTCCCGGCGGCCACGCGCCCGGGATGCGGTCCTATTGCGAGTCCGCCGAAGTCGCCCGACTGGCGCGCGAGGCATTTGCGGCCGCGATGCCGGTCGCGGCCATCTGCCACGGCGTGCTGCCACTGGCGCGTGCCGGCGTTTTGGCCGGGCGGCGCACGACGGCGCTGACCGCCATGATGGAAAACACCGCCGTCGTCCTTACCCGGCGCGCGCTGCCAGGTCATTACCGCACCTATCCGCAGACGGTGGAAAGCGAAGTCCGTGCCGCCGTTGGCCCGACCGGCGCGTTCGCGCGCGGACCGATCGTGCCGCGCTACGCCGACGCGGGCAATCCCGATGCCGGCTTCGTCGTCACCGACGGGGCGTATCTCTCTGCGCGCTGGCCGGGCGATGCCTGGACGCTGGCAGTGCGACTGGCCGCAATCCTCTAG
- a CDS encoding cytochrome b has translation MIEAATRTRYTNVAIALHWLIGLAVIGNLAGGLTHESVPKDMQGVVMGLHKATGITILALSLFRLFWRLGHRPPPYEATLAGWEKTTAKITHWAFYILIIAIPFSGWLMTSAGGRKYGLSWYGLFDIPFLPVAQDKMLAAGGGGAHENLSFLLIALLLLHIGAAMKHVFLDGDGTFARMLPGRG, from the coding sequence ATGATCGAAGCCGCTACCCGAACCCGCTACACCAACGTCGCCATTGCCCTGCACTGGCTGATCGGGCTTGCCGTCATCGGCAATCTGGCGGGCGGGTTGACGCATGAATCGGTGCCGAAGGACATGCAGGGTGTGGTGATGGGGTTGCACAAGGCCACCGGCATTACGATCCTCGCGCTCAGCCTGTTCCGCCTGTTCTGGCGGCTCGGCCATCGCCCGCCTCCCTATGAGGCGACGCTGGCGGGCTGGGAAAAGACGACGGCCAAGATCACGCACTGGGCCTTCTATATCCTGATCATCGCAATCCCGTTCAGCGGCTGGCTGATGACCTCGGCGGGCGGGCGCAAATACGGGCTGAGCTGGTACGGGCTGTTCGACATCCCCTTCCTGCCTGTCGCACAGGACAAGATGCTGGCCGCGGGCGGGGGCGGCGCGCACGAGAATCTGTCGTTCCTGCTGATCGCGTTGCTGCTGCTCCACATCGGCGCGGCGATGAAGCATGTCTTCCTCGACGGCGACGGCACGTTCGCCCGGATGCTGCCGGGGCGCGGCTAG
- a CDS encoding hemerythrin domain-containing protein — translation MEITKALKEDHKELKSMLDTINSSEDAVEIRTTFEAFAELLGKHSKAEEKVVYDALIGTGDDETEVDAHEGYTEHMLADTLLKKLKAGTDPLSAEWRAEAQVMQEILEHHIKEEEDTIFDDVKDNFESNEREEMGAAFEKLKEAVAV, via the coding sequence GTGGAAATTACCAAAGCGTTGAAAGAAGATCATAAAGAGCTGAAATCGATGCTCGACACGATCAATTCTAGCGAGGACGCCGTCGAAATTCGTACGACGTTCGAGGCATTTGCCGAGTTGCTCGGCAAGCATTCGAAGGCGGAAGAAAAAGTCGTCTATGATGCCCTGATCGGCACGGGTGACGATGAGACCGAGGTCGACGCGCACGAAGGCTACACCGAGCATATGCTCGCCGACACGCTACTCAAGAAGCTGAAAGCTGGTACCGATCCGTTGTCAGCGGAATGGCGCGCCGAAGCGCAGGTGATGCAGGAAATCCTCGAGCATCATATCAAGGAAGAGGAAGACACGATCTTCGACGATGTAAAAGACAATTTCGAAAGCAACGAGCGCGAAGAAATGGGCGCGGCATTCGAAAAGCTGAAGGAAGCGGTCGCGGTTTAG
- a CDS encoding F0F1 ATP synthase subunit gamma, whose amino-acid sequence MASLKALKIRIGSVKSTQKITKAMKMVAAAKLRRAQEAAVAGRPYAERLEAVMSSLAAKVTVSENSPKLLAGTGKNQVHLIVVATSERGLAGAFNTNIVRAARAKAVELEAAGKTVKFYLAGKKGRVLRRFYPKQILHDQEVGHIKNVAFTDAQIVAQDLIARFEAGEFDVAHLFFAKFRSALVQEPTGIQIIPVPLAPAPAVAPVGAQAAVEYEPDEETILADLLPRNVGIQIFRAMLENAASEQGSRMTAMDNATRNAGDMINKLTVLYNRTRQAAITTELIEIIAGAEAL is encoded by the coding sequence ATGGCCAGTCTGAAGGCCCTCAAGATCCGCATCGGCTCGGTGAAGTCGACGCAGAAGATCACCAAGGCGATGAAGATGGTCGCCGCCGCGAAACTGCGCCGCGCGCAGGAAGCGGCGGTTGCCGGACGTCCCTATGCCGAGCGTCTCGAAGCGGTGATGTCGAGCCTCGCCGCCAAGGTGACGGTCAGCGAAAACAGCCCAAAACTGCTCGCGGGCACCGGCAAGAATCAGGTTCACCTGATCGTCGTCGCGACCTCAGAGCGCGGGCTGGCAGGTGCGTTCAACACCAACATCGTCCGCGCCGCACGCGCCAAGGCGGTCGAGCTGGAAGCCGCGGGTAAGACCGTGAAGTTCTACCTCGCGGGCAAAAAGGGGCGCGTTCTTCGCCGTTTCTACCCCAAGCAGATTCTGCACGATCAGGAAGTCGGCCACATCAAGAACGTCGCTTTCACCGACGCGCAGATCGTGGCGCAGGATCTGATCGCGCGGTTCGAGGCGGGCGAGTTCGACGTCGCCCACCTGTTCTTCGCGAAGTTCCGCTCTGCGCTGGTGCAGGAGCCGACAGGCATCCAGATCATTCCCGTGCCGCTCGCGCCCGCGCCTGCCGTTGCCCCCGTGGGCGCGCAGGCGGCGGTCGAGTACGAACCAGACGAGGAAACCATTCTCGCCGACCTCCTCCCCCGCAACGTCGGGATCCAGATTTTCCGCGCGATGCTGGAAAACGCCGCCTCCGAACAGGGCAGCCGCATGACCGCCATGGACAATGCGACGCGCAACGCAGGCGACATGATCAACAAGCTGACCGTTCTCTACAACCGCACCCGTCAGGCCGCGATCACGACCGAACTGATCGAGATCATCGCCGGGGCGGAGGCGCTTTGA
- a CDS encoding CpaF family protein, which produces MSAFGKRGGISGTGAPRPAFGVARPMQGPGGPTPVNGPVEGGSQFPPFETVPLPGAEPEPSQGRPNSSADAMSRLNDRQSAEMEAAPKAEGFEASVHKIKEQVLPRLLERIDPEAAATLNKDELAEEFRPIIGEVLAELKFTLNRREQFALEKVLVDELLGLGPLEELLSDPTITDIMVNGPDQTYIEQKGKLTIAPIQFRDEEHLFQIAQRICNSVGRRVDQTSPLADARLKDGSRVNVIVPPLSLRGTAISIRKFSAKPITLDMMAKGGSMSEKMATALKIAGACRFNIVISGGTGSGKTTMLNALSKMIDPGERVLTIEDAAELRLQQPHWLPLETRPANLEGQGEISIRDLVKNALRMRPDRIILGEIRGQECFDLLAAMNTGHDGSMCTLHSNSPREAIARMENMVMMGDIKMPKEAISRQIADSVDLVVQVKRLRDGSRRVTDITEIVGMEGPVIVTQQLFKFEYLDESADGKIIGEYRAMGLRPYTLEKAKQYGFDQPYLESCL; this is translated from the coding sequence ATGAGTGCATTTGGCAAGCGAGGCGGTATCAGCGGCACGGGTGCACCCCGGCCCGCCTTCGGCGTCGCACGCCCGATGCAGGGTCCGGGCGGCCCGACGCCGGTCAACGGCCCCGTCGAAGGCGGCAGCCAGTTTCCCCCGTTCGAAACCGTACCGCTGCCCGGTGCCGAACCCGAACCGTCGCAAGGGCGTCCCAACTCGTCGGCCGATGCAATGTCGCGCCTCAACGACCGCCAGTCGGCGGAAATGGAAGCAGCCCCCAAGGCCGAAGGCTTCGAGGCGAGCGTTCACAAGATCAAGGAACAGGTGCTGCCGCGCCTGCTCGAACGCATCGACCCCGAAGCAGCGGCCACGCTGAACAAGGACGAGCTGGCCGAGGAGTTTCGCCCGATCATCGGCGAAGTGCTGGCCGAGCTGAAATTCACGCTCAACCGGCGCGAGCAGTTCGCGCTCGAAAAAGTGCTGGTCGACGAACTGCTCGGCCTCGGGCCGCTCGAGGAATTGCTCAGCGACCCGACGATTACCGACATCATGGTCAACGGCCCCGACCAGACCTACATCGAGCAAAAGGGCAAGCTTACGATCGCGCCGATCCAGTTCCGCGACGAAGAACATCTGTTCCAGATCGCGCAGCGGATCTGCAACTCGGTCGGTCGCCGTGTCGATCAGACCAGCCCGCTCGCCGACGCCCGTTTGAAGGACGGCAGTCGCGTCAACGTGATCGTGCCGCCGCTCAGCTTGCGCGGTACCGCGATCTCGATCCGCAAATTCTCCGCCAAGCCGATCACGCTCGACATGATGGCCAAGGGCGGATCGATGTCGGAAAAGATGGCGACCGCGCTGAAAATCGCGGGCGCATGTCGATTCAACATCGTCATCTCGGGCGGTACCGGTTCAGGTAAGACGACGATGCTCAACGCCTTGTCGAAAATGATCGACCCGGGCGAGCGCGTGCTGACCATCGAGGACGCCGCCGAACTTCGTCTGCAACAGCCGCACTGGCTGCCGCTCGAAACGCGCCCGGCGAACTTGGAGGGACAGGGCGAAATCTCGATCCGCGACCTCGTCAAGAACGCACTGCGTATGCGCCCCGACCGCATCATCCTCGGCGAAATTCGCGGTCAGGAATGTTTCGACCTGCTCGCGGCGATGAATACCGGCCATGACGGGTCGATGTGCACGCTCCACAGCAACTCCCCGCGCGAGGCCATCGCGCGCATGGAGAACATGGTGATGATGGGCGACATCAAGATGCCCAAGGAAGCCATTTCGCGCCAGATCGCCGACTCGGTCGACCTGGTCGTGCAGGTCAAGCGCCTGCGCGATGGCTCACGCCGGGTCACCGACATCACCGAGATTGTCGGGATGGAAGGGCCGGTGATCGTGACGCAGCAGCTGTTCAAGTTCGAATATCTCGACGAGAGCGCCGACGGCAAGATCATCGGCGAGTATCGCGCCATGGGTTTGCGCCCCTATACGCTTGAAAAGGCCAAGCAATACGGCTTCGACCAGCCGTATCTCGAATCCTGCCTGTAA
- a CDS encoding dienelactone hydrolase family protein, which yields MTGTYIDYFDGDTVCEAYVSLPAGPLAAPVPAVLVVHQWAGQGDQERETADRMAALGYVGIAIDVFGKGVRGDPAGDNSALLGPWFGDRAGLLRRLTAAVDFAKGHMATDPQRIGMIGYCFGGLCVLDVARGGVPGVVGVVSLHGVFAKPNLGPQGPISAKLLVGHGYDDPMADPAAMVGLADELTAAGADWQIHAYSGTTHAFTRKSANEPERGMNYSATADRRSWAALTDFFAEVFG from the coding sequence ATGACCGGCACCTATATAGACTATTTCGACGGCGACACTGTCTGCGAAGCCTATGTCAGCCTGCCGGCGGGCCCGCTTGCCGCGCCGGTCCCCGCTGTGCTCGTCGTCCACCAATGGGCGGGGCAGGGCGATCAGGAGCGTGAGACCGCCGACCGGATGGCAGCACTGGGCTATGTCGGGATCGCGATCGATGTGTTCGGCAAGGGGGTGCGCGGCGACCCGGCGGGCGACAATAGCGCGCTGCTCGGGCCGTGGTTCGGCGACCGCGCCGGATTGCTCCGGCGGCTGACCGCGGCAGTCGACTTTGCGAAGGGCCATATGGCGACCGATCCGCAGCGGATCGGCATGATCGGCTATTGCTTCGGTGGGCTGTGCGTCCTGGATGTCGCGCGCGGCGGTGTGCCCGGTGTCGTCGGCGTCGTCAGCCTGCACGGCGTTTTCGCCAAGCCGAACCTCGGGCCGCAGGGGCCGATTTCGGCGAAACTACTCGTCGGCCACGGCTATGACGACCCGATGGCCGACCCGGCGGCGATGGTCGGCCTTGCCGACGAACTGACGGCTGCGGGCGCGGACTGGCAGATCCACGCCTATAGCGGAACGACACATGCCTTTACCCGCAAGTCCGCCAACGAGCCCGAACGCGGTATGAACTATAGCGCGACCGCCGACCGGCGGTCGTGGGCGGCGCTGACCGATTTCTTTGCCGAAGTGTTCGGATAA
- the atpD gene encoding F0F1 ATP synthase subunit beta gives MATAAPTTKKPAAKKAAAPKAAATASAPVQTSNNVGAISQVIGAVVDVTFEDQLPAILSALETFNNGNRIILEVAQHLGENTVRTIAMDATEGLTRGQRVTDTGSQIRMPVGPMTLGRIMNVIGEPIDERGPIGATQTAPIHAKAPEFVDQSTESAILVTGIKVIDLLAPYARGGKIGLFGGAGVGKTVLIQELINNIAKGHGGVSVFAGVGERTREGNDLYHEFLDAGVIAKDADGNPTPEGSKVALVFGQMNEPPGARARVALSGLTIAEYFRDTEGQDVLFFVDNIFRFTQAGSEVSALLGRIPSAVGYQPTLSTDMGALQERITSTNKGSITSVQAIYVPADDLTDPAPATSFAHLDATTTLNRAISELGIYPAVDPLDSTSRVLTPAVVGQVHYDTARRVQETLQKYKSLQDIIAILGMDELSEEDKLIVSRARKIQKFLSQPFHVAEVFTGISGKFVQVEDTVKSFKAVVDGEYDHLPEAAFYMVGGIEEAVAKAQKLAEDA, from the coding sequence ATGGCTACCGCAGCCCCCACCACCAAGAAGCCCGCCGCCAAAAAGGCTGCCGCACCCAAGGCTGCAGCAACGGCATCCGCCCCCGTCCAGACGTCGAACAACGTCGGCGCAATCAGCCAGGTTATCGGCGCGGTCGTCGATGTGACCTTCGAGGACCAGCTGCCCGCAATTCTGTCGGCGCTCGAGACCTTCAACAACGGCAACCGCATCATCCTCGAAGTCGCGCAGCATCTCGGCGAGAACACGGTTCGCACGATCGCGATGGATGCGACCGAGGGTCTGACCCGCGGCCAGCGCGTCACCGACACCGGTTCGCAGATCCGCATGCCGGTCGGCCCGATGACGCTCGGGCGCATCATGAACGTCATCGGCGAGCCGATCGACGAGCGCGGCCCCATCGGTGCCACGCAGACCGCCCCGATCCACGCCAAGGCCCCCGAGTTCGTCGACCAGTCGACCGAGAGCGCGATCCTCGTCACCGGCATCAAGGTCATCGATCTGCTCGCGCCCTATGCGCGCGGCGGCAAGATCGGCCTGTTCGGCGGCGCGGGCGTCGGCAAGACCGTGCTCATCCAGGAACTGATCAACAACATCGCCAAGGGCCACGGCGGCGTGTCGGTGTTCGCCGGCGTCGGCGAGCGCACGCGCGAAGGCAACGATCTCTATCACGAATTCCTCGACGCGGGCGTCATCGCCAAGGATGCCGACGGCAATCCGACGCCGGAAGGGTCGAAGGTCGCGCTGGTGTTCGGCCAGATGAACGAGCCCCCGGGCGCGCGTGCCCGTGTCGCGCTGTCGGGCCTGACCATCGCCGAATATTTCCGCGACACCGAGGGGCAGGACGTGCTGTTCTTCGTCGACAACATCTTCCGCTTCACGCAGGCGGGTTCGGAAGTGTCGGCACTGCTCGGCCGTATTCCGTCGGCGGTGGGCTATCAGCCGACCCTGTCGACCGACATGGGTGCGCTGCAGGAACGCATCACCTCGACCAACAAGGGCTCGATCACTTCGGTGCAGGCGATCTACGTGCCTGCCGACGATCTCACCGATCCGGCGCCTGCCACGTCGTTCGCCCACTTGGACGCGACGACCACGCTCAACCGCGCGATTTCGGAACTCGGCATTTATCCCGCCGTCGATCCGCTCGATTCGACCAGCCGCGTTCTCACGCCCGCCGTCGTCGGTCAGGTGCACTACGACACCGCCCGCCGCGTTCAGGAAACGCTGCAGAAGTACAAGTCGCTGCAGGACATCATCGCCATTCTGGGCATGGACGAGCTGAGCGAGGAAGATAAGCTGATCGTCAGCCGCGCGCGCAAAATCCAGAAGTTCCTGTCGCAGCCGTTCCACGTCGCCGAGGTGTTCACTGGCATCAGCGGCAAGTTCGTGCAGGTCGAGGACACGGTGAAGTCGTTCAAGGCGGTCGTCGACGGCGAGTACGATCACCTGCCCGAAGCCGCGTTCTACATGGTCGGCGGCATCGAAGAAGCCGTTGCCAAGGCGCAGAAGCTGGCCGAGGACGCCTAA